Proteins from one Chanodichthys erythropterus isolate Z2021 chromosome 15, ASM2448905v1, whole genome shotgun sequence genomic window:
- the LOC137002176 gene encoding transmembrane protein 42-like, producing the protein MFPGVLYALLAGFLGAVASSSAKLSLGTDYLKGVCETGLRTWGEQRKFTQHNDTSACDWLHIPLRLLCGGLLFTCNAVMWTFLAKALRSSCSSARTTVTTTASNFISSAFLGQLIFGETHMALWWVGISLTLSGLLVLHHTSPNLTQSHASKRE; encoded by the exons ATGTTTCCCGGTGTCCTGTACGCGCTGCTGGCGGGATTTCTCGGCGCCGTGGCGTCCTCGTCCGCCAAACTGTCTCTCGGCACCGACTATCTGAAGGGCGTGTGTGAGACGGGACTGCGGACGTGGGGCGAGCAGAGGAAATTCACGCAGCACAACGACACGAGCGCGTGCGACTGG CTGCACATCCCTCTCAGACTGCTGTGTGGAGGTCTGCTGTTCACCTGTAACGCTGTGATGTGGACCTTCCTGGCCAAAGCGCTGCGGAGCTCGTGCTCGTCCGCGCGCACCACTGTGACCACCACCGCCTCCAACTTCATCTCCTCT GCATTTCTGGGGCAGCTAATATTCGGGGAgacccacatggccctgtggTGGGTGGGAATCTCTCTGACTCTCTCTGGTCTCCTGGTGCTTCATCACACGTCGCCCAACCTCACGCAGTCACACGCCAGCAAGAGAGAGTGA